One genomic window of Polaromonas sp. SP1 includes the following:
- a CDS encoding TMEM165/GDT1 family protein: MEAFLVSTGIVALAEMGDKTQLLALILAARFKKPWPIVAGILVATLVNHALAGAAGAWVTTMISPQILRWILGASFLAMAAWMLVPDKVDAEEDEKPPRYGVFFTTVIVFFLAEMGDKTQIATVMLAARYDAIVGVVAGTTLGMMLANAPAVWLGERVTRLVPLRAVHIVSAMIFAGLGLAALLLA, from the coding sequence ATGGAAGCTTTCCTCGTCTCCACGGGCATCGTCGCCCTCGCCGAAATGGGCGACAAGACGCAACTCCTCGCACTTATCCTCGCTGCCCGCTTTAAAAAGCCCTGGCCCATCGTCGCCGGCATCCTGGTCGCAACGTTGGTCAACCACGCCCTGGCTGGCGCTGCCGGCGCCTGGGTCACGACAATGATCAGCCCGCAAATCCTGCGCTGGATCCTGGGCGCCTCGTTCCTGGCCATGGCCGCCTGGATGCTGGTGCCCGACAAAGTCGACGCGGAGGAGGACGAAAAGCCGCCCCGCTACGGCGTGTTCTTCACCACCGTCATCGTGTTCTTCCTGGCCGAGATGGGCGACAAAACCCAGATCGCCACCGTGATGCTGGCCGCACGCTACGACGCCATCGTCGGTGTGGTGGCCGGCACCACGCTGGGCATGATGCTGGCCAACGCGCCGGCTGTCTGGCTGGGCGAGCGCGTGACGCGCCTGGTGCCGCTAAGGGCGGTGCATATCGTCTCGGCGATGATCTTTGCCGGACTGGGGCTGGCAGCGTTGCTACTGGCATAG
- a CDS encoding homoserine O-acetyltransferase codes for MTLIATPLSMHFVEALPLQSGASIRAYDLSYETYGELNADKSNAVLICHALNASHHVAGVYLDAQGQPIDKSEGWWDTMIGPGKPVDTDRFFVIGVNNLGSCFGSTGPMQPNPDTQQLYGADFPVVTVQDWVSAQARLLDRLGIQTLAAVMGGSLGGMQALAWTLQYPDRVRHAVVVASAPNLTAENIAFNEVARRAIVTDPDFHGGHFYRHGVLPKRGLRIARMIGHITYLSDDVMNEKFGRQLRQAVAETANADAPYKYTTQDIEFEIESYLRYQGDKFSEYFDANTYLLITRALDYFDPARTYGGSLTKALAHVTARFLLVSFTTDWRFSPARSREIVKALLDNQRDVSYAEIDAPHGHDAFLLEDDRYLGVVRSYFQSKVAV; via the coding sequence TTGACCCTTATTGCCACCCCGCTCAGCATGCATTTTGTAGAGGCCTTGCCCCTGCAGAGCGGCGCGTCGATACGCGCTTACGACCTGAGCTACGAAACCTACGGCGAGCTCAACGCCGACAAATCCAATGCCGTGCTGATCTGCCACGCGCTTAACGCCTCGCACCATGTGGCGGGCGTGTACCTCGATGCGCAGGGCCAGCCTATCGACAAATCCGAAGGCTGGTGGGACACCATGATCGGCCCCGGCAAACCGGTCGACACCGACCGCTTCTTTGTGATCGGCGTCAACAACCTGGGCTCCTGTTTCGGCTCCACCGGGCCCATGCAACCCAACCCTGACACGCAGCAGCTTTACGGCGCCGATTTCCCTGTCGTCACCGTGCAAGACTGGGTCAGCGCCCAGGCCCGCCTGCTGGACCGCCTGGGCATCCAGACCCTGGCGGCCGTGATGGGCGGCAGCCTGGGCGGCATGCAGGCGCTGGCCTGGACGCTGCAATACCCGGATCGCGTTCGCCACGCTGTGGTGGTGGCCAGCGCGCCCAACCTCACCGCCGAAAACATCGCCTTCAATGAAGTCGCCCGCCGCGCCATCGTGACCGACCCCGACTTCCATGGCGGCCACTTTTACCGCCACGGCGTGCTGCCCAAACGCGGCCTGCGCATCGCCCGCATGATCGGCCACATCACCTACCTGAGCGATGACGTGATGAATGAAAAATTCGGGCGCCAGCTTCGCCAGGCCGTGGCAGAAACCGCGAACGCCGACGCGCCCTACAAATACACGACGCAGGACATCGAGTTCGAAATCGAAAGCTACCTGCGCTACCAGGGCGACAAATTCAGCGAGTACTTTGACGCCAACACCTATTTGTTGATTACCCGTGCGCTCGACTACTTCGACCCGGCCCGCACGTACGGCGGTAGCCTCACCAAAGCATTGGCCCATGTCACGGCCAGGTTCCTGCTCGTGAGCTTCACCACCGACTGGCGCTTTTCCCCCGCACGCAGCCGCGAAATCGTCAAGGCGCTGCTCGACAACCAGCGCGACGTGAGCTACGCCGAGATCGACGCGCCGCACGGCCATGATGCATTTTTGCTGGAAGACGACCGCTACCTCGGTGTGGTGCGCTCCTATTTCCAGAGCAAGGTGGCTGTATGA
- the metW gene encoding methionine biosynthesis protein MetW encodes MNLPVELNVQPSADMLSIARLVPHGSRVLDLGCGTGELLDYLIRERGCSGYGVEINDANVQACVARGVNVIQLNLEAGLALFGDSSFDVVLQIDTLQHLHNAETMLRETARVGRAGIVVFPNFGHWPNRLAVARGRMPVTKVLPYQWYDTPNIRVGTLQDFEALALQNQLQILDSFGLQDGREVRFWPNARASRAVFKFQRG; translated from the coding sequence ATGAACCTGCCTGTCGAACTCAATGTGCAGCCTTCGGCCGACATGCTCTCCATCGCCCGGCTGGTGCCGCATGGCTCACGCGTGCTGGATCTGGGCTGCGGCACAGGCGAATTGCTGGACTACCTGATCCGCGAGCGCGGTTGCTCGGGCTATGGCGTCGAGATCAATGACGCCAACGTGCAGGCCTGTGTGGCGCGTGGCGTCAACGTGATCCAGCTCAACCTTGAAGCCGGCCTGGCGCTCTTCGGCGACAGCTCGTTTGACGTGGTGCTGCAGATCGATACCCTGCAGCACCTGCACAACGCCGAAACCATGCTGCGCGAAACCGCGCGCGTGGGCCGCGCCGGCATCGTCGTGTTTCCCAACTTCGGCCACTGGCCCAACCGCCTGGCCGTTGCGCGCGGCCGCATGCCAGTGACCAAGGTGCTGCCCTACCAGTGGTACGACACGCCCAACATCCGTGTCGGCACGCTGCAGGATTTTGAAGCGCTGGCGCTGCAGAACCAGTTGCAGATCCTGGACTCCTTTGGCTTGCAGGACGGCCGCGAAGTGCGCTTCTGGCCCAATGCCCGCGCCAGCCGGGCTGTGTTCAAGTTCCAGCGCGGCTAA
- a CDS encoding chromate resistance protein ChrB domain-containing protein: MDTSTLSVPSISPQELAARMGRADAPLLLDVRREAKFRESQYLIAGAQRCAPENVATFAASQPPCEVVVYCVYGHNVSADAATALRAAGWNACVLAGGIEGGEDGVDTPQDIALWRTQRPPTFAKRPEWGVTGEQASRWITRERPKIDRIACPWLIRRFIDPRAEFFYVPTAQVFEGAARLGAIAYDIPDAPITHEWERCSFDALLRAFDLHEPALDVLATIVRGADTSRPELAPQSAGLLAVSLGLSRLHVDDHAMLAAAMPVYDALYEWCRNAQNERHNWVTHTASGVTQ; this comes from the coding sequence GTGGACACCTCTACCCTTTCCGTTCCTTCGATCTCCCCTCAAGAACTTGCTGCCCGCATGGGCCGCGCAGATGCACCTTTGCTGCTTGACGTGCGGCGTGAAGCCAAATTTCGCGAGAGCCAGTATCTGATTGCTGGCGCCCAGCGCTGTGCACCGGAAAACGTGGCCACCTTTGCCGCCTCACAGCCGCCGTGCGAAGTCGTTGTGTATTGCGTCTATGGGCACAACGTCAGCGCAGATGCCGCAACCGCGCTGCGGGCCGCAGGCTGGAATGCTTGCGTGCTGGCCGGCGGTATCGAAGGCGGTGAAGACGGCGTCGACACGCCGCAAGATATTGCCCTATGGCGCACGCAGCGGCCGCCGACCTTTGCCAAGCGGCCTGAGTGGGGCGTCACCGGCGAGCAGGCCTCCCGCTGGATCACGCGTGAACGGCCGAAAATCGACCGGATCGCCTGCCCGTGGCTGATACGCCGCTTCATCGACCCGCGCGCTGAATTTTTCTACGTGCCGACCGCGCAGGTTTTCGAGGGTGCGGCCAGGCTTGGGGCAATTGCTTACGACATTCCCGATGCGCCGATTACGCACGAGTGGGAGCGTTGCAGTTTCGACGCCCTCTTGCGCGCCTTCGACCTGCATGAGCCGGCACTGGATGTGCTGGCAACCATCGTGCGCGGCGCCGACACATCACGCCCGGAGTTGGCGCCCCAATCCGCAGGACTGCTTGCCGTGTCGCTAGGCCTGTCGCGGCTGCATGTTGACGACCACGCCATGCTGGCCGCGGCCATGCCGGTGTATGACGCGCTGTATGAATGGTGCCGCAATGCGCAGAACGAGCGCCACAACTGGGTGACCCACACCGCAAGCGGGGTGACGCAATGA
- the chrA gene encoding chromate efflux transporter encodes MTPVSFADALKFWLKLGFISFGGPAGQIAIMHRELVEQKRWISERRFLHALNYCMLLPGPEAQQLATYIGWLMHRTWGGVVAGALFVLPSLFILIALSWVYVAFGDVPLVAGLFYGIKPAVAAIVLQAVHRIGSRSLRKPAQAPVLWGVAAISFIAIYFLSVPFPVIVLGAAVVGWLGARFSPAQFSGSAGHGEAKAGYGPALIDDDTPTPAHARFRPARLAAVLGVGAVLWLLPMGALMATQGWDATLTQMGWFFTKAALLTFGGAYAVLPYVYQGAVEQSHWLTGPQMIDGLALGETTPGPLIMVVAFVGFMGGWAKQVLGPDMLFLGAALAASVVTWFTFLPSFLFILAGGPLVESTHGKLHFTAPLTAITAAVVGVIASLALFFLAHIALRTDAGGAWWARVDFYALAITLGAAVALLRYKRGVIPVIFASALAGLLLRLSGLA; translated from the coding sequence ATGACGCCGGTGAGTTTTGCAGACGCGCTGAAATTCTGGCTCAAGCTCGGCTTCATCAGCTTTGGCGGGCCCGCCGGGCAAATTGCCATCATGCACCGCGAGCTGGTCGAGCAAAAACGCTGGATCAGCGAGCGGCGCTTTTTGCATGCGCTCAATTACTGCATGCTGCTGCCCGGCCCCGAGGCGCAACAGCTGGCCACCTACATCGGCTGGTTGATGCACCGCACCTGGGGCGGTGTGGTGGCCGGTGCGCTGTTTGTGCTGCCTTCGCTGTTTATCCTGATTGCGCTCAGCTGGGTCTATGTGGCCTTTGGCGACGTGCCGCTGGTCGCGGGCCTGTTCTACGGGATCAAGCCGGCGGTTGCCGCCATCGTGCTGCAGGCGGTACACCGCATCGGCTCGCGTTCATTAAGAAAACCGGCTCAGGCCCCCGTTTTATGGGGAGTAGCAGCTATCAGTTTTATAGCAATTTACTTTTTGAGCGTGCCGTTTCCGGTCATCGTTCTGGGTGCGGCTGTCGTGGGCTGGCTGGGCGCGCGTTTCTCGCCGGCGCAGTTCTCCGGCAGCGCCGGGCATGGTGAGGCCAAGGCTGGGTATGGGCCGGCGCTGATCGACGACGACACGCCGACGCCGGCGCACGCCCGCTTCAGGCCTGCGCGCCTGGCCGCTGTGCTGGGGGTTGGCGCCGTCCTGTGGCTACTGCCCATGGGCGCCTTGATGGCAACCCAAGGCTGGGACGCCACACTCACGCAGATGGGCTGGTTCTTTACCAAGGCCGCGCTGCTCACCTTCGGCGGCGCCTACGCGGTCCTTCCCTACGTCTATCAGGGCGCTGTGGAACAGTCCCACTGGCTGACCGGCCCCCAGATGATCGACGGCCTGGCGCTCGGCGAGACCACGCCCGGCCCGTTGATCATGGTGGTGGCTTTTGTCGGTTTTATGGGCGGCTGGGCCAAACAGGTGCTGGGCCCTGACATGCTCTTCCTGGGCGCGGCGCTGGCGGCCAGCGTGGTGACCTGGTTCACCTTCCTGCCCTCCTTCCTGTTCATCCTGGCCGGTGGGCCGCTGGTGGAGTCCACGCACGGCAAGCTGCATTTCACGGCGCCGCTCACCGCCATCACGGCCGCGGTGGTCGGTGTGATTGCCAGCCTGGCGCTGTTTTTCCTGGCGCACATTGCGTTGCGGACCGACGCTGGAGGTGCCTGGTGGGCCCGGGTGGATTTCTACGCGTTGGCGATCACGCTGGGCGCCGCAGTGGCCCTGCTGCGCTACAAGCGCGGCGTGATCCCGGTCATCTTTGCGTCGGCGCTTGCCGGCCTGCTGTTGCGCCTGTCCGGCCTGGCCTGA
- a CDS encoding SulP family inorganic anion transporter, protein MEPSEPSASRLPTPLLERLFGDWVREVSPATLRADAMAGLLGAVLVLPQGIAFATLAGLPPAYGLYTAVIPCIIAALFGSSRHVMSGPTNANSLALFAMLSPLALAFSPLYIQLALAVTVMVGIMQWLIGALRLGVLANFISPAVLFGFTSGAALLIAVHALPDLLGLAAAPEHSAAAVLAHVFTQMTSAQPLALGVAAITLGVALLLRRLRRNWPYMLIGLAVATALAWLWSRFLHPDATPSASLRTVGQIPVPWPRFEVPRISWAQAADLIGLAFALTIVALGQAISIAKTVALRSGQRIDANREFRGQGLSNIVGGFFSSYVSCGSMNRSMPNLEAGARTPLASVFSALLLLALVAVSAPLLAQIPMAALAALLVLVAFALLDFARWQQLFTLSRSDFGVALATMVATVTIRLEIAILLGMILSLMSFLYRTSKPAMRTMGFDSRGLDRQFVVIDNSPDAGLEAKRAQPLPAEDANGRSAGPPQARPAPSGGSVVHEVTSVGATLSECPQLKLLRMEGEVYFGATQHVADILHALRTQPKPQKHLLVMGKSMNFIDLAGAELWEAELAARRAMGGDLYFHRPRPEVIRMWRKTGFTSVLGPEHQFPDKFTAIATIFNKLDPEICRLCTARIFWECQSAPGPDTPTA, encoded by the coding sequence ATGGAACCTTCCGAACCCTCTGCATCCCGGCTGCCGACCCCGCTCCTGGAACGCCTCTTCGGCGACTGGGTGCGCGAGGTGTCGCCCGCCACCCTGCGGGCCGATGCGATGGCGGGACTGCTGGGCGCCGTGCTGGTACTGCCGCAAGGCATTGCCTTCGCAACGCTGGCCGGCCTGCCGCCCGCCTACGGCCTTTACACCGCCGTCATTCCCTGCATCATCGCCGCGCTCTTCGGCTCCAGCCGGCACGTCATGTCGGGGCCCACCAACGCCAACTCGCTGGCCCTGTTTGCCATGCTGTCGCCGCTGGCGTTGGCCTTCAGTCCGCTCTATATCCAGCTGGCGTTGGCCGTCACGGTGATGGTGGGCATCATGCAGTGGCTGATAGGTGCGCTGCGCCTGGGTGTGCTGGCCAACTTCATTTCGCCGGCCGTGCTGTTTGGTTTTACCTCCGGCGCGGCGTTGCTGATCGCCGTGCATGCGCTGCCCGACCTGCTGGGCCTGGCGGCCGCGCCTGAACACAGCGCCGCTGCCGTGCTGGCGCATGTCTTCACTCAAATGACGTCCGCCCAGCCGCTGGCGCTGGGCGTGGCGGCCATCACGCTCGGCGTGGCGCTGCTGCTGCGCCGCCTGCGCCGCAACTGGCCCTACATGCTGATCGGGCTGGCGGTGGCCACGGCGCTGGCCTGGCTGTGGAGCCGCTTTTTGCATCCCGACGCCACACCTTCGGCCTCGCTGCGCACCGTCGGCCAGATCCCCGTGCCCTGGCCGCGCTTTGAAGTGCCTCGCATCAGCTGGGCGCAGGCCGCCGACCTCATCGGCCTGGCATTCGCGCTGACCATCGTTGCATTGGGCCAGGCGATCTCGATCGCCAAGACGGTGGCACTGCGCTCAGGCCAGCGCATAGACGCCAACCGCGAGTTCCGCGGCCAGGGCTTGTCCAACATCGTCGGCGGGTTCTTCTCAAGCTATGTCTCCTGCGGCTCCATGAACCGCTCCATGCCCAACCTGGAAGCCGGCGCGCGTACGCCGCTGGCCTCGGTGTTCTCGGCGCTGCTGCTGCTGGCCCTGGTGGCGGTGAGCGCACCTTTGCTGGCGCAGATCCCCATGGCCGCATTGGCGGCGCTGCTGGTGCTGGTCGCCTTCGCGCTGCTGGACTTTGCGCGCTGGCAGCAGTTGTTCACCCTGAGCCGCAGCGACTTCGGCGTCGCGCTCGCCACCATGGTGGCCACCGTCACCATACGGCTGGAGATCGCGATCCTGCTGGGCATGATCCTGTCGCTGATGTCTTTCCTCTACCGCACGTCAAAGCCGGCGATGCGCACCATGGGCTTTGACAGCCGCGGGCTGGACCGGCAATTTGTGGTGATTGACAACTCGCCCGACGCCGGACTTGAAGCCAAGCGAGCCCAGCCGCTGCCAGCGGAGGACGCCAACGGCCGCAGCGCCGGGCCGCCCCAAGCAAGGCCAGCCCCCTCGGGGGGCAGCGTAGTACACGAAGTGACAAGCGTGGGGGCCACATTATCGGAATGCCCGCAACTCAAACTGCTGCGCATGGAAGGCGAGGTCTACTTCGGCGCAACCCAGCACGTCGCCGACATTCTGCACGCGTTGCGCACCCAGCCGAAGCCGCAAAAACACCTGCTGGTCATGGGCAAGAGCATGAACTTCATCGACCTGGCCGGGGCCGAGCTGTGGGAAGCGGAACTCGCCGCACGCCGCGCCATGGGCGGCGACTTGTACTTTCACCGGCCGAGGCCCGAGGTCATCCGCATGTGGCGCAAAACCGGCTTTACCAGCGTGCTCGGGCCTGAACATCAATTTCCCGACAAGTTCACCGCCATCGCCACCATCTTCAACAAACTGGACCCGGAAATTTGCCGCCTCTGCACCGCGCGGATATTCTGGGAATGCCAGTCCGCGCCCGGCCCCGATACTCCCACCGCCTGA
- the otnI gene encoding 2-oxo-tetronate isomerase — translation MPQFAANLSWMYTELPMADRFAAAARDGFTAVEILSPYAWAPQELKAILQQHGQQLVLFNAPPGGVDVASIEKAWASPQKGTACLPGHEAEFRAGIAIALEYAQALGCPRIHVMAGVLPQGMEREAVQPTYVNNLREAAPLAARVGVDLLIEPINTRDIPRFFLNRQDHAHEIIREVGAPNVKVQMDLYHCQIVEGDLAMKLRKYLPTGHVGHLQIAGAPGRNEPDVGEINYPYLFALLDELGYSGWVGCEYKPLRGTEAGATPAGLGWLKKFRERA, via the coding sequence ATGCCCCAATTTGCCGCCAACCTCAGCTGGATGTACACCGAGCTTCCCATGGCCGACCGTTTTGCCGCCGCGGCGCGCGACGGCTTCACCGCCGTGGAAATCCTCTCGCCCTATGCCTGGGCGCCGCAGGAGCTCAAGGCGATCCTGCAGCAGCACGGCCAGCAGCTGGTGCTGTTCAACGCGCCGCCGGGCGGTGTGGATGTTGCCAGTATCGAGAAGGCTTGGGCTTCCCCGCAAAAAGGCACGGCCTGCCTGCCGGGCCATGAGGCCGAATTCCGCGCCGGCATCGCCATTGCGCTGGAGTATGCGCAGGCCCTCGGTTGCCCGCGCATCCATGTGATGGCCGGTGTGCTGCCGCAGGGGATGGAGCGTGAAGCCGTGCAGCCTACCTATGTGAACAACCTGCGTGAGGCAGCCCCATTGGCGGCCAGGGTGGGCGTGGATCTTCTGATCGAACCCATCAACACGCGTGACATTCCGCGCTTCTTTTTGAACCGGCAAGACCACGCGCATGAAATCATCCGCGAAGTGGGCGCGCCCAACGTCAAGGTGCAGATGGACCTCTACCACTGCCAGATTGTTGAAGGCGACCTGGCGATGAAGCTGCGCAAATACCTGCCTACGGGCCACGTCGGCCATCTGCAGATTGCCGGCGCGCCTGGCCGCAATGAACCGGATGTCGGCGAGATCAACTATCCCTACCTCTTTGCACTGCTGGATGAACTTGGCTACAGCGGCTGGGTGGGGTGCGAGTACAAACCGCTGCGCGGCACGGAGGCCGGTGCCACCCCGGCGGGTCTGGGCTGGCTGAAAAAATTTCGCGAACGCGCCTGA
- the alkB gene encoding DNA oxidative demethylase AlkB — translation MTLGLFDEAPAPYTAPEVIAPGAVLLRGFARETDEALLGAVKDVVAVAPLRHLVTPGGYTMSVAMSNCGALGWVSDRSGYRYDAQDPLSGKPWPPMPACFAELALRAAAEAGFGDFRPDACLINRYEPGARLSLHQDKDEGNMDAPIVSVSLGLPAVFLFGGLNRSDRPARYRLVHGDVAVWGGPSRLAYHGVAPLAEGEHARLGRQRINLTFRCAR, via the coding sequence TTGACTTTGGGGCTTTTCGATGAGGCGCCGGCACCCTATACGGCGCCCGAGGTGATCGCACCGGGTGCCGTGTTGCTGCGCGGTTTTGCCCGCGAGACGGATGAAGCCTTGCTGGGCGCCGTGAAAGACGTGGTCGCAGTCGCGCCGCTGCGCCACCTGGTCACGCCGGGCGGCTACACCATGTCGGTGGCGATGAGCAATTGCGGCGCGCTCGGCTGGGTCTCTGACCGCAGCGGCTACCGGTATGACGCGCAAGACCCCTTGTCGGGCAAGCCCTGGCCGCCCATGCCCGCCTGCTTTGCCGAACTGGCACTGCGCGCCGCGGCGGAGGCGGGCTTTGGCGACTTCCGGCCTGACGCCTGCCTGATCAACCGTTATGAGCCCGGGGCGCGGCTCTCACTGCACCAGGACAAGGATGAAGGAAACATGGACGCGCCGATTGTGTCGGTGTCGCTGGGTCTGCCCGCGGTGTTCCTCTTCGGCGGATTGAACCGCAGCGACCGCCCGGCGCGATACCGCCTGGTGCATGGCGACGTGGCGGTGTGGGGTGGCCCGTCACGGCTGGCCTATCACGGCGTGGCGCCGCTGGCCGAGGGTGAGCATGCGCGCCTGGGCCGGCAACGCATTAATCTGACGTTTCGCTGCGCGCGCTGA
- a CDS encoding 2OG-Fe(II) oxygenase, with translation MSLVSEAPSLLPDPTAAGLDGWAASLNRHGSAVLPQLLDARECKAVAALYADARHFRSRVVMQRHGFGQGEYQYFNYPLPDLIAQLRATLYPRLVHVANAWNQAMGIDVRYPAAHAAFLARCHGAGQQRPTPLLLQYGPGDYNCLHQDLYGEHVFPIQVAVLLSRPGEDFTGGEFVLTEQRPRMQSRPEVVPLRQGDAVVFAVHHRPVQGSRGFYRVNMRHGVSTVRSGHRHTLGIIFHDAQ, from the coding sequence ATGTCTCTTGTTTCCGAAGCCCCCTCCCTGTTGCCCGACCCCACTGCCGCCGGCCTGGATGGCTGGGCCGCCTCGCTGAACCGCCACGGCAGCGCGGTGCTGCCGCAGCTGCTGGATGCGCGCGAATGCAAGGCCGTCGCCGCGCTGTATGCCGATGCGCGCCACTTTCGCAGCCGCGTGGTGATGCAGCGCCACGGCTTCGGCCAGGGCGAATACCAGTACTTCAACTACCCGCTGCCGGATCTCATCGCGCAGCTGCGCGCCACGCTCTATCCCCGGCTTGTGCATGTGGCCAACGCCTGGAACCAGGCGATGGGAATCGACGTGCGCTATCCGGCGGCGCATGCCGCTTTCCTGGCGCGCTGCCATGGGGCCGGCCAGCAGCGGCCCACACCGCTGCTCTTGCAATACGGACCCGGCGACTACAACTGCCTGCACCAGGACCTGTATGGTGAACATGTGTTCCCGATCCAGGTCGCGGTGCTGCTGTCGCGGCCCGGCGAAGATTTCACGGGTGGCGAGTTTGTGCTGACGGAGCAGCGCCCGCGCATGCAGTCACGGCCCGAAGTGGTACCGCTGCGGCAGGGCGATGCCGTAGTGTTTGCCGTGCACCACCGCCCGGTGCAAGGCAGCCGCGGGTTTTACCGCGTCAACATGCGGCACGGCGTGAGCACGGTGCGCAGCGGGCACCGGCATACGCTGGGCATTATTTTTCATGACGCGCAATGA
- the cueR gene encoding Cu(I)-responsive transcriptional regulator has product MTDAMEIGPLNIGQAAAHSGVSAKMIRHYESLGLLPAVHRTDAGYRQYGEKEVHTLRFIRRGRALGFSMAEIAELLKLWQNKRRASADVKRIALAHVADLERRIAEMEAMKQTLGHLAHCCQGNSRPDCPILTELAA; this is encoded by the coding sequence ATGACTGACGCCATGGAGATCGGCCCGCTCAACATCGGCCAGGCGGCCGCGCACTCCGGTGTGTCGGCCAAGATGATCCGCCACTACGAGTCGCTGGGCCTGCTGCCGGCCGTGCACCGCACCGACGCGGGCTACCGCCAGTACGGCGAAAAAGAAGTGCACACGCTGCGCTTCATACGCCGCGGCCGCGCACTGGGTTTCAGCATGGCCGAGATCGCCGAGCTGCTCAAGCTGTGGCAGAACAAACGCCGCGCGAGCGCCGACGTCAAGCGCATCGCGCTGGCCCATGTCGCCGACCTGGAGCGCCGCATCGCCGAGATGGAGGCGATGAAGCAGACACTGGGCCACCTGGCGCATTGCTGCCAGGGCAACAGCCGGCCTGACTGCCCGATCCTGACCGAGCTGGCGGCATAA